In Kryptolebias marmoratus isolate JLee-2015 linkage group LG2, ASM164957v2, whole genome shotgun sequence, the genomic stretch ACTCAGTATGAGTCCAATCTAAACTGACCTAAATAAGGAGATTAGCTTGCATCGGGCCACAGAGGTCCAGTTTGTGTCTGCTCAGTGTCCCGGTGATGAGTCCAAAGTATTCGAGAGCTCTCTCAGGAGTCGGTCTCACTTATGGAAGTCAGACCGGTGATTTTCGGCTCCTCCAGGTGTTTGGTGAGAACCGGACGGTTGGTGTAAATGTCATCAACGGGCAGAAGGAAGGATACAGATTTAACCTTGgccctgaaagaaaaacaatctttaacttaaagaaaaacagatgtggAAGTGGGGTTCTATAGAAAGATTAGAAACCAATAATATCTAACCTGTTGCAGATACCccttttaaattagtttaattctgactggatagacgagctaacagcttgtctgagcgaggccaagaccaaagtggattcctgTCGTCTTAAAAGAAATCCAAAGTTTCAtataaaacttttctttgttgtcagtttttttccTACATGGTTATTTACGCAGAATACTATGgatgcaagtgcaaatagcagcagcagcagctagctgtaacacttccaaTGCAGCCTGATTGCACTTTTAGCAGGAATATAATATTTCTCCTGGAATAATGGTTTAAGGTTGAACTTACAGTGGTGTAatggtttatgaaatagtgGTTGCATAAACTGGGACAgcatttttgagactgaagttgttttagcaATGCTGTTTGAACTTGACtgcgctcagactagccatcagtccagtcagaatttaaCTCTCTATCActccaaaagatctgaaccattcCATGAAACTTGTCAGGATTAAAAACTATACTTAAAGCCTCTGTTGTGTTATGcatcttttgaaatgaaaattatCTATTTGCACCTGTTTTTATGAACATATTCCTGCAGAGAGTGCCGGTTGGTGactttctctgcttctctcttGTCCGAGTCATCAAACATGTCACTCTCAGGCTGGATTTCTTCCTGTAGCCTCCCCCATGCAGAGTTACTTTGCCTGGCCTTGTCAGCCCTTCCGTCTCTCGCCATCATCCCAGAGAGGTTCGAGCTCGTGGAGTACCTTCGAACAGTCATTATAGCATTTTCTGTAGtgcaaaatgagacaaaatacacaacagaattTATGTgctattgatttttaaaatatggctATTCAAAGATGTTAAGgtatatacatttattttagttaaacatttaaTCTAAGAAATCACAGAAATGACACTTAACCTGTATTACTTAAGGattgagatttttttcattttatattttattttc encodes the following:
- the LOC108243509 gene encoding uncharacterized protein LOC108243509; translated protein: MLNPQQHGDFLLHDPPPVFGKPWYWQRSSSTMESTRSLAQVIMEMRDEIKKLEAENRELRGECAQDPPGNTSGEASEGSSAGMEQEGTVENPYGNLRRNASAPILEGQLKENAIMTVRRYSTSSNLSGMMARDGRADKARQSNSAWGRLQEEIQPESDMFDDSDKREAEKVTNRHSLQEYVHKNRAKVKSVSFLLPVDDIYTNRPVLTKHLEEPKITGLTSISETDS